A genomic segment from Saprospiraceae bacterium encodes:
- a CDS encoding TerC family protein has protein sequence MLIWISFIALIVFFLALDLGVFHKDSYSISAKEALGWTAVWATISILFSAVVFWVYETDLVDNIDQLSSRQAVLKYLTGYVIELSLSLDNIFVIAMIFVYFKIPTAYQHRVLFWGILGAIVFRAIMIFVGVALIHKFSWMSYVFGALLLYSAYKMLTSKDTEIDPTRNPVVKLAKRFFPISKHLEGEHFFVKRKHIWAATPLFLTLLVIETTDILFAIDSIPAIFAITTDPFLVFSSNIFAILGLRSLYFVLASMLDRFHLLKYSLVFILAFVGVKMLLLHTVSIPEWLSLGVIIGSLLLGIVASLRQTKVKKT, from the coding sequence ATGTTAATTTGGATAAGCTTTATTGCCTTAATTGTTTTTTTCCTCGCGCTTGATCTGGGTGTTTTCCATAAAGACAGTTATAGTATTTCGGCCAAGGAGGCCTTAGGTTGGACAGCCGTTTGGGCCACTATTTCTATACTTTTTAGTGCTGTTGTTTTTTGGGTATACGAAACGGATTTGGTGGATAACATAGATCAGCTCAGTAGTCGGCAGGCTGTTTTGAAATACCTCACAGGTTATGTCATTGAGCTCTCCTTGAGTCTTGATAATATTTTTGTTATCGCGATGATTTTCGTCTATTTCAAAATCCCAACTGCCTACCAACACCGGGTGTTATTTTGGGGAATACTAGGGGCCATTGTCTTCCGAGCTATTATGATTTTTGTAGGCGTGGCCTTAATCCATAAATTTAGCTGGATGAGTTATGTCTTTGGTGCGCTGCTGCTTTATTCTGCCTACAAAATGCTGACATCCAAAGATACCGAGATTGATCCCACCCGCAATCCAGTGGTCAAACTAGCCAAACGCTTTTTTCCCATCAGTAAGCACCTAGAGGGGGAACATTTTTTTGTCAAAAGAAAACACATATGGGCCGCCACCCCTCTGTTCCTTACTTTGCTCGTCATAGAAACAACCGACATCCTTTTTGCTATCGATAGCATTCCTGCCATTTTTGCCATTACGACAGATCCCTTTCTCGTATTTAGCTCCAATATTTTTGCGATCCTTGGCTTGCGATCCTTGTATTTTGTGTTGGCTTCCATGCTTGATCGCTTCCATTTATTAAAATATAGTCTCGTCTTTATCCTTGCTTTTGTAGGGGTCAAAATGTTGTTATTACACACGGTATCTATCCCGGAATGGTTGTCTTTAGGGGTCATTATCGGATCGCTTTTACTTGGTATTGTGGCCTCCCTCCGACAGACAAAAGTCAAAAAAACTTAG
- a CDS encoding mechanosensitive ion channel family protein → MKEQLLSNLSYIGIFIGIILGTMITALLVNRFFKRLIKRSTEVMKNDPTNYLFLRHSIVALVYLVGISTAIYVMPNLRGLANSMLAGAGILAVAIGFASQKALSNIISGVFIIIFKPFRVNDRLKLRELTGIVEDITLRHTVIKDLENRRILIPNALISEEIIINSNFGDEKICKWINIGISYDSDIEKAKAIMREEVLAHPLHIDARTPAQIEKGKEIVEVRVVNLGAYSVDLRAWAWAKDAPDAFAMSCDLLESIKKRFSRENIEIPYPYHTLVFKNTEHEQKET, encoded by the coding sequence ATGAAAGAACAGCTCCTGAGTAATCTCTCTTATATCGGTATTTTTATAGGCATCATCCTCGGTACCATGATTACGGCTTTGCTGGTAAATCGCTTTTTCAAACGTTTGATCAAGCGGTCTACAGAAGTGATGAAAAATGATCCCACCAATTATCTTTTTCTCCGACACAGTATTGTCGCATTGGTTTACCTTGTGGGGATCAGTACGGCTATTTATGTCATGCCCAATTTAAGAGGGCTGGCCAACTCCATGTTAGCAGGTGCGGGGATTCTTGCAGTAGCGATTGGATTTGCCTCTCAAAAGGCGCTTAGCAATATTATCAGTGGGGTTTTTATTATTATTTTTAAACCCTTTCGGGTAAATGACCGCTTAAAACTTCGAGAATTAACGGGTATCGTTGAAGACATTACCCTTCGACATACGGTGATCAAGGACCTTGAAAACCGGCGTATTCTCATTCCTAACGCGCTGATTAGTGAAGAGATCATTATCAATTCGAATTTTGGAGATGAAAAAATTTGTAAATGGATAAATATCGGCATCAGTTATGATAGCGATATCGAAAAAGCCAAGGCGATCATGAGGGAGGAGGTCTTGGCACACCCCTTACACATCGATGCAAGGACTCCTGCACAAATCGAAAAAGGTAAAGAAATCGTAGAGGTAAGAGTCGTCAATCTAGGCGCTTATTCAGTTGATCTAAGGGCATGGGCATGGGCCAAAGATGCCCCAGATGCCTTCGCCATGAGTTGCGACTTACTTGAAAGCATAAAAAAGCGCTTTAGTCGAGAAAATATTGAGATTCCTTACCCATACCATACCTTGGTCTTCAAAAATACGGAGCATGAGCAAAAAGAAACGTAA
- the corA gene encoding magnesium/cobalt transporter CorA, which produces MSKKKRKKAGLPPGSVVFTGKRKVEKINIHYLQYNEFEIKEANLDNQSISSFHAPVDQFVQWYDLRGLHDTALIEEIGKVFNVHPLALEDIADTHQRPKLDEYDGGVFISLKALSFLSDTKEVKTEQVSLYFGKSFLLSFQEDETDLFLKVRERLQLGNGRIRKRQADYLAYALLDMVVDHYYIVLDELEETIENIEADLLIDPDESIKGKIHQLRQELLRVRKYIGPLREVASKFENLENDLIDENIYPYISDLRDHIIQSVDALDNYRDILNGLQDLYLSELSFKMNNVMQVLTVIATIFIPLTFLAGLYGMNFAYMPELHWRYSYFVLLGIMVAIGFFMLRYFKRKNWF; this is translated from the coding sequence ATGAGCAAAAAGAAACGTAAAAAAGCAGGCTTGCCTCCTGGCTCTGTCGTATTTACAGGAAAAAGGAAGGTAGAAAAAATCAATATCCATTATCTTCAATACAATGAATTTGAAATAAAGGAAGCCAACTTAGACAATCAGTCTATCAGCTCCTTCCATGCACCAGTGGACCAATTTGTACAATGGTACGATCTTAGAGGGTTGCATGATACCGCCTTGATCGAAGAAATCGGTAAGGTGTTTAATGTCCACCCGCTAGCATTGGAAGACATTGCTGACACCCATCAACGTCCTAAATTGGATGAATATGATGGAGGGGTTTTCATTAGTTTAAAAGCACTCTCCTTTCTATCTGACACGAAAGAAGTAAAAACAGAACAGGTGAGTCTTTACTTTGGCAAATCCTTTCTACTTAGTTTTCAGGAAGACGAAACGGACCTATTCCTAAAAGTTCGGGAAAGGCTTCAACTTGGAAATGGTCGCATTCGAAAACGACAAGCTGATTACCTGGCTTATGCGCTTTTAGATATGGTAGTTGACCACTATTATATTGTTTTGGATGAGCTGGAGGAAACCATTGAAAATATCGAAGCGGATTTATTGATTGACCCAGATGAAAGCATAAAGGGAAAAATCCATCAGCTAAGACAGGAGTTATTGCGCGTCCGAAAATATATTGGCCCCTTACGAGAGGTGGCCAGCAAATTTGAAAACCTGGAAAATGACCTCATTGACGAGAATATTTACCCCTATATCAGTGATTTGCGGGATCACATCATACAGTCGGTTGATGCTTTAGACAATTATCGCGATATTCTGAATGGCTTGCAAGACCTTTATTTATCTGAATTGAGTTTCAAAATGAATAATGTTATGCAAGTACTTACCGTTATTGCGACTATATTTATTCCCTTAACATTTCTTGCAGGTCTTTATGGAATGAATTTCGCCTATATGCCAGAACTGCACTGGCGGTATAGCTATTTTGTCCTATTGGGCATCATGGTGGCCATAGGCTTTTTTATGCTAAGGTACTTCAAAAGAAAAAACTGGTTTTAA
- a CDS encoding pyridoxal-phosphate dependent enzyme, whose translation MEISSNGALNIQKELEQQYHLLLNKNSSLDSRLEAFDFIADSEVGDTPLIRARNVERELGIRQIYLKFEGGNPTGTQKDRIAFAQAGDALRRGFEGISLATCGNYGSSCSLAAKYAGLRSVVFIPESYHTKRIEEMVQLGAEINRVPGDYENAVLASQEYALKHELYDANPGGDNTPLQLSAYAQIAYEIYDDLRDAPKIVAVPVSNGTVLTGIYKGFQSLYRRGKTSRIPLMVAGSAAKKNPIVQAYLRNKTSCEDLKPDLIKETEINEPLINWHSFDGEATLQAIRSTEGWAADVTDKKMLELAKMLKEKEGLNVLPASTAGLGALANPPLPSIVQNDRFVVILTSRK comes from the coding sequence ATGGAGATATCGAGCAATGGCGCTCTCAATATTCAGAAAGAATTGGAACAGCAATATCACTTGCTGCTCAACAAAAATTCCTCTTTGGATAGTCGCTTGGAGGCCTTTGATTTTATTGCGGATAGCGAGGTCGGAGACACGCCCCTCATTCGCGCCAGAAATGTAGAGCGAGAATTAGGCATTCGCCAAATTTACCTCAAATTTGAAGGAGGCAACCCCACTGGTACCCAAAAAGATCGCATCGCCTTTGCACAAGCCGGAGACGCCCTCCGAAGAGGTTTTGAAGGTATTTCCCTGGCCACCTGCGGCAACTATGGGAGTTCTTGTTCATTGGCCGCCAAGTATGCAGGACTTCGGTCTGTTGTTTTCATCCCCGAAAGTTACCATACCAAAAGAATTGAAGAAATGGTTCAATTGGGTGCGGAAATCAACAGGGTGCCTGGTGACTATGAAAATGCAGTGCTGGCCTCCCAGGAATACGCCTTAAAACATGAATTATATGATGCTAATCCTGGAGGCGACAATACGCCACTCCAATTATCGGCCTATGCCCAAATTGCTTATGAGATTTATGACGACCTACGCGATGCCCCAAAAATCGTTGCTGTTCCCGTTTCCAATGGCACTGTTTTAACAGGAATATACAAAGGTTTTCAGAGTTTGTACCGCAGAGGGAAAACCTCAAGAATTCCCCTCATGGTAGCGGGTTCGGCTGCCAAAAAAAATCCAATCGTTCAAGCGTATTTAAGAAACAAAACCTCCTGTGAAGATTTGAAACCCGATTTAATCAAGGAAACGGAAATCAATGAACCACTGATCAATTGGCATTCTTTTGATGGAGAAGCGACCCTACAGGCGATTCGCAGTACTGAAGGTTGGGCAGCAGATGTTACGGATAAGAAAATGCTGGAATTGGCCAAAATGCTTAAGGAGAAAGAAGGGTTGAACGTATTGCCCGCCTCAACCGCTGGGTTGGGGGCACTAGCGAACCCTCCATTACCATCTATTGTTCAGAATGATCGCTTTGTTGTTATTCTTACCAGTCGAAAATAA